In Nostoc sp. UHCC 0926, a single genomic region encodes these proteins:
- a CDS encoding NAD-dependent epimerase/dehydratase family protein gives MLSVIKVLVTSNEGMIGSVVEKVLCADGCEVIGFDIANGHNILNRNEIGSALKGCDAVVHLAALLGHSEDVPNEIMAVNLLGTWHILSAAAEAKLKRVVFFSSVNVLGIRFYPPAKARGLYASRLVRIVNCCNSPVVPPYKATMYTQVLNT, from the coding sequence ATCCTGAGTGTTATAAAAGTCTTAGTTACTAGCAACGAAGGAATGATTGGTTCGGTTGTTGAAAAAGTTTTATGTGCTGACGGATGTGAAGTGATTGGCTTTGATATTGCAAATGGTCATAATATTCTGAATAGAAATGAAATTGGTTCGGCACTTAAAGGCTGCGATGCAGTTGTTCATCTTGCAGCGCTACTTGGACACTCTGAAGATGTGCCGAATGAAATAATGGCAGTCAATCTTCTCGGAACTTGGCATATTCTTTCAGCTGCGGCAGAAGCAAAACTCAAGCGTGTTGTTTTCTTCAGCAGTGTTAATGTATTAGGAATTCGCTTCTATCCCCCAGCTAAAGCGCGGGGGCTTTACGCTTCACGGCTCGTAAGAATTGTAAATTGTTGTAACTCCCCTGTAGTCCCCCCTTATAAAGCTACCATGTACACACAAGTCCTAAATACCTAG
- a CDS encoding DUF1361 domain-containing protein, with protein MKEELIARVVHVLRINMSWMTWNLFLAFIPLALSVWLFRFRRGGSWLWWLGFLVFYAFLPNAPYLLTDVIHLIDDIRTIQSIWMITLVLIPVYLLVILGGFEAYVISLINWGYYLHRIDKSQWIWRFELITHFLCAVGVYWGRFLRFNSWDFITQPDAVLTKGVEEILGKQPLVIIVITFVVLAGLYWIMKRVTLGFVRQPKNPYPIKTQSADTNTPNAR; from the coding sequence ATGAAAGAAGAATTGATAGCCAGAGTTGTGCATGTCTTGCGAATTAATATGAGTTGGATGACTTGGAATTTATTTCTGGCTTTTATACCTTTAGCTTTGAGTGTATGGTTATTTCGCTTTCGGCGTGGTGGCTCTTGGCTTTGGTGGCTAGGATTCTTAGTTTTCTATGCTTTCTTACCGAATGCACCGTATTTGTTGACTGATGTAATTCACCTGATAGACGATATCCGCACGATTCAATCGATTTGGATGATTACTTTGGTACTCATTCCTGTGTATTTATTAGTAATTTTAGGTGGATTTGAAGCTTATGTAATCTCGTTAATTAATTGGGGTTACTATTTACATCGCATTGACAAAAGCCAATGGATTTGGCGCTTTGAGTTGATCACACATTTTCTCTGCGCTGTTGGTGTTTATTGGGGGCGATTTTTGCGTTTCAACAGTTGGGATTTTATTACTCAACCCGATGCCGTACTAACTAAAGGAGTAGAAGAAATTCTTGGGAAACAGCCCCTAGTAATTATTGTTATCACCTTTGTGGTACTTGCCGGTTTGTACTGGATTATGAAACGAGTAACTTTAGGTTTTGTCAGGCAACCAAAAAATCCATATCCTATCAAGACACAATCAGCCGATACTAACACCCCAAATGCTCGATGA
- a CDS encoding MgtC/SapB family protein, with the protein MPNTYYLATNDWLNISLRLCIALIIGAIIGLERQTKRKPAGLRTHMLVSLGSAIFTLIIIQTGGSQSSPDALSRVIQGIAAGVGFLGAGEIVRQSSQKSQQPEIHGLTSAAAIWVSAALGIAAGCGLWQLGLIGALLTFLVLKVFKSLEKHP; encoded by the coding sequence TTGCCAAACACTTACTACCTTGCAACTAATGATTGGCTAAATATCAGTCTCAGGCTATGCATTGCATTAATTATTGGAGCAATTATCGGCTTAGAACGCCAAACTAAGCGCAAACCAGCTGGTTTAAGAACTCATATGCTCGTGAGTTTAGGTTCAGCCATATTTACTCTCATAATTATCCAAACAGGTGGATCACAGTCCAGTCCTGATGCACTCAGCCGCGTGATTCAAGGGATTGCAGCCGGTGTAGGATTTCTTGGTGCAGGAGAAATTGTCCGCCAATCTTCCCAAAAATCACAGCAACCTGAAATTCACGGACTCACCTCAGCAGCGGCTATTTGGGTTTCGGCTGCTTTGGGAATTGCTGCTGGCTGTGGTTTGTGGCAGTTAGGATTAATTGGTGCTTTGCTGACTTTTCTGGTTCTCAAAGTTTTTAAGAGCTTAGAAAAACATCCATAG
- the dnaB gene encoding replicative DNA helicase: protein MSLNYYEYIDSQNWQEVRKLALQRSGRKCQICGAVNDLDVHHNSYDNLGNEREHLEDLVVLCSDHHQLYHDSLGEVQRLADQRLEERLLGALLQQNPAFIKTLSDLPPDIFTSNLRREVFNYLCYRANQEKAIDSVIIAGYLAQCKVLEAEEAEKLLNNWVSSCPNLQNAESYAKELYDLYLRRQIQQLPAKITRLNRNYQRPVIELINTIQASIQVIANKSDTNQLIHISDIVIQTFQNIEERYQGITSPGIPCGFYELDAMTSGFQHSDLIIVAGRPSMGKSAFCLDIASNIASSYKLPVCIFSLEMSKEQVVSRLLSAEAQIESRYLRTGRISNSQWEPLSRAIGILTQLPIYIDDRPNLSVAKIQSKARQVMLEHESLLGLIVIDYIQLLTGDNDENRARELAKITRSLKGLAKELNVPVIVLSQLNRSVESRTNKRPMLSDLKESGSIEEDADLVIMLYRDEYYSSDSPDRGIAEVILAKHRNGPTGTIKLLFNTQFACFKNMKF, encoded by the coding sequence ATGTCACTAAACTACTACGAATATATAGATTCTCAGAATTGGCAGGAAGTCCGAAAACTTGCATTACAACGATCTGGGCGTAAATGTCAAATTTGTGGAGCAGTAAATGATTTGGATGTTCATCATAATTCCTACGATAATCTCGGTAATGAACGGGAGCATTTAGAAGATTTAGTAGTGCTATGTTCTGATCATCATCAACTCTATCATGATTCATTAGGTGAGGTTCAGAGGCTTGCAGACCAAAGATTGGAAGAAAGACTACTTGGAGCTTTACTCCAGCAAAATCCTGCTTTTATTAAAACCTTATCTGATTTACCTCCTGATATTTTTACATCTAATTTGAGAAGAGAAGTTTTTAATTACTTATGTTATAGAGCTAATCAGGAAAAAGCGATTGATTCAGTGATCATAGCTGGCTATTTAGCCCAGTGTAAAGTTTTGGAAGCAGAAGAAGCTGAAAAATTGCTAAATAATTGGGTTAGTTCTTGCCCTAATTTACAGAATGCCGAAAGTTATGCAAAAGAACTATATGACTTATATCTGCGCCGACAAATTCAACAGTTACCTGCGAAAATTACACGACTTAATCGAAACTACCAGCGACCTGTTATCGAATTAATCAATACTATACAGGCATCTATTCAGGTAATTGCTAACAAAAGTGACACAAATCAACTAATTCATATATCAGATATAGTAATCCAAACATTTCAAAATATAGAAGAAAGATATCAAGGTATAACATCACCTGGCATTCCTTGTGGATTTTATGAATTAGATGCAATGACTAGCGGATTTCAGCACTCTGATTTAATTATTGTGGCTGGACGCCCGTCTATGGGTAAGTCTGCCTTCTGCTTAGATATTGCTTCCAATATCGCTAGTTCTTATAAACTACCAGTTTGTATTTTTAGTCTAGAGATGTCGAAAGAGCAAGTTGTCTCACGCTTATTATCAGCAGAAGCACAAATTGAAAGTAGATACTTGCGGACAGGTCGCATCAGTAATAGTCAATGGGAACCTCTCTCACGTGCTATAGGAATCTTGACTCAACTTCCAATTTATATTGATGACCGTCCAAATCTTAGTGTTGCTAAAATTCAGTCTAAAGCCCGCCAAGTTATGCTCGAACACGAGAGTTTGTTAGGGTTAATTGTGATTGATTATATACAGTTATTGACAGGAGACAATGATGAAAATCGCGCGCGGGAGTTAGCAAAGATTACACGTTCTCTAAAAGGACTAGCCAAAGAACTCAATGTTCCTGTAATTGTATTATCTCAACTTAACCGAAGTGTTGAGTCTCGAACTAATAAACGACCAATGCTGTCAGACCTAAAAGAGTCAGGTTCTATTGAGGAAGATGCTGATTTAGTAATCATGCTTTACCGCGATGAATATTATAGTTCAGATTCTCCCGATCGAGGTATTGCAGAAGTTATTCTAGCTAAACACCGCAACGGCCCCACAGGAACAATTAAGCTTTTGTTCAACACACAGTTTGCTTGCTTCAAAAACATGAAGTTTTAA
- a CDS encoding putative PEP-binding protein: MDKLYWLDQIKLQDRAKVGDKAFYLSKIIQRGYPVVPGFVVSAEFLRQFLENLNSSESLVADLPHSSLHLDVTNWRQLQQVAGRLRQEILTATVPQQWVSTIFQAAREWQTGCLILRPTLAVSTAIPGLKNISGLLESVFCQCEPEAIAFALKRTWSQIFRARSLLYWQHSGINLQQISLAVLVQPVENAIASGLLRANSSGWEIEATWGLGVAIALGEVQPDVYYIQQATGVVLEQHLGNKMLAYGVDDPAPEAFSQPVPNSMLTPDHTCLSSYVIQSAQQKQYALEEEYLQQIIALGTQLVSEVGKTFTIKWTIAQQTTSGKLYITQVSSPQSVIPHGHFIRGLGAAGGRVVANALVITNPQHKPEQLPEGVILVIPTIAPDWLPLLQQVAGIITEQGGLTSHAAILARELGIAAVVNATSATSLIQTGERLLLDGDRGEVYRIKGNSKEEMESGRLGGENFISPNQPNPKTPHPPLTSRLPMIATQLLVNLSQSILIKQVQSFPVDGVGLLRSELMVLNILSGQHPNSWILDGRQAELLELWSEQIMQFARAFAPRPVFYRSLDWPQDLTSLNDNLQSSPQSMLGERGTFSYLRNPAVFELELKALASVQQAGYSNVNLLLPFVRTVEEFVFCRRKVEQALLTEVSQFQLWMMAEVPSVLFLLPEYVKAGAAGISIGTNDLTQLLLGVDREQGQLAKVFNELHPAVMRAIAQLIQMAKSAGIPCSICGQAPALYPEIIDKLVEWGITSISVEPEAVERTYQAIARAEQRLILAAARRKLD; this comes from the coding sequence GTGGACAAACTCTACTGGTTAGACCAAATTAAACTACAAGACCGCGCCAAAGTAGGTGACAAAGCGTTTTACTTGAGCAAAATTATCCAGCGTGGCTATCCGGTGGTCCCTGGTTTTGTCGTTTCGGCAGAATTTCTGCGACAATTTCTCGAAAATCTCAATAGTTCAGAGTCATTAGTGGCTGACTTACCCCATTCTTCGTTACACCTGGATGTCACTAATTGGCGTCAACTTCAGCAGGTGGCTGGTCGCTTGCGCCAAGAGATTCTCACTGCGACTGTGCCACAGCAGTGGGTGAGTACAATTTTCCAAGCAGCTAGAGAATGGCAAACTGGCTGTTTGATTCTTCGACCTACCTTGGCAGTATCGACTGCTATCCCAGGTCTAAAGAATATATCTGGTTTGCTGGAGTCGGTGTTTTGCCAGTGCGAACCCGAAGCGATCGCTTTTGCATTAAAGCGTACCTGGAGCCAGATATTTCGTGCCAGAAGTCTACTATATTGGCAGCATTCAGGAATTAACCTGCAACAAATCAGTTTAGCAGTTTTGGTTCAACCAGTTGAGAATGCGATCGCCAGTGGCTTGCTCAGAGCCAACTCCTCTGGGTGGGAGATTGAAGCTACTTGGGGATTAGGAGTTGCGATCGCTCTTGGCGAAGTCCAGCCAGATGTTTACTACATTCAACAGGCAACTGGGGTTGTGCTTGAGCAACATCTGGGCAATAAAATGCTGGCTTATGGTGTTGATGATCCAGCCCCTGAAGCTTTTTCGCAACCCGTGCCGAACTCAATGTTAACGCCAGATCACACTTGTCTAAGTAGCTACGTAATTCAGTCAGCCCAACAAAAACAGTACGCTTTAGAAGAAGAATACTTACAACAAATAATTGCTCTGGGAACTCAACTAGTAAGTGAAGTAGGTAAAACTTTTACGATCAAATGGACTATTGCTCAACAAACTACATCTGGCAAGCTCTACATAACACAAGTTAGTTCTCCCCAATCTGTAATTCCCCACGGACACTTCATTAGGGGACTAGGGGCGGCAGGGGGACGGGTTGTGGCAAATGCCCTAGTAATTACTAATCCGCAACACAAACCTGAACAACTACCTGAGGGAGTAATTTTAGTAATACCAACGATCGCACCTGATTGGCTACCATTACTGCAACAAGTTGCTGGTATTATTACCGAACAAGGCGGATTAACCAGCCACGCTGCAATTCTTGCCAGAGAATTAGGTATCGCAGCAGTAGTGAACGCAACATCTGCTACAAGCTTAATCCAAACTGGCGAACGACTGCTGCTCGATGGCGACAGAGGAGAAGTTTATCGGATCAAAGGAAACTCAAAGGAGGAGATGGAAAGTGGGAGACTGGGAGGAGAAAATTTTATTTCTCCAAATCAGCCCAACCCCAAAACGCCCCATCCTCCTCTTACTTCTCGTCTACCTATGATTGCTACCCAACTGCTGGTTAACTTGAGTCAGTCGATTTTAATCAAACAAGTGCAAAGCTTTCCTGTGGATGGGGTGGGATTGTTGCGCTCAGAATTAATGGTACTAAATATATTGTCCGGGCAACATCCCAATAGTTGGATTTTAGACGGGCGTCAGGCAGAATTGTTAGAGCTATGGTCTGAGCAGATTATGCAGTTTGCCCGTGCTTTTGCACCAAGACCAGTTTTTTATCGTTCTTTAGATTGGCCGCAAGATTTAACATCATTGAATGATAATTTACAATCTTCACCCCAGTCGATGTTGGGTGAACGTGGCACCTTCAGCTATTTACGAAATCCCGCAGTATTTGAGTTAGAACTGAAAGCTTTAGCGAGTGTACAGCAAGCTGGCTACAGCAATGTCAATCTACTCTTGCCTTTTGTTCGGACTGTAGAAGAGTTTGTCTTTTGCCGTCGCAAAGTTGAACAAGCTCTTTTAACTGAGGTGTCACAGTTTCAATTGTGGATGATGGCAGAAGTGCCAAGTGTATTGTTTTTACTGCCAGAATATGTTAAAGCAGGTGCAGCTGGAATTTCTATTGGTACAAACGACCTAACCCAATTACTGCTAGGAGTGGATCGAGAACAAGGACAGTTAGCAAAAGTATTTAATGAACTTCATCCGGCAGTTATGAGGGCGATCGCTCAACTGATCCAAATGGCTAAAAGTGCTGGCATACCTTGTTCAATCTGTGGTCAAGCACCAGCCCTCTATCCAGAAATTATTGATAAGTTAGTGGAATGGGGCATAACTTCCATCTCTGTTGAACCGGAAGCAGTCGAGCGAACATATCAGGCGATCGCTCGTGCTGAACAACGCTTAATTTTAGCAGCTGCACGCCGAAAACTTGATTAG
- a CDS encoding acyltransferase family protein, with amino-acid sequence MEKSSSASPITNPDVSAGANSHSRLYIPSLDGIRTIAFLIVFVFHAGLKKLAPAGFGVTVFFFLSGYLITTLLRQEYDRYQTFDFKLFYLRRILRIWPPFYLVLGLGAGLTVLGLLKGQIDLPPFLAQCLHYGNYYRVLVSENNVTVGSWVCWSLAVEEHFYLLFPLLYVTLRQLHVSSRRQMLIFWVLCLAVLLWRCVLTYGFGASFDRAYYGTDTRLDSILFGCALAVNGNPMLDTQHYSNKVWKYFFLPTGIMLILFSFIYRSPDFKQTFGFTIQGIGLYPIFITAIRFPNWGLFAVLNLKWIRFIGVLSYSLYLVHDTVILAVEMYLPQLHKVLQGGISLLISFGLAYVIHQFIEFPLGQLRKKFSRA; translated from the coding sequence TTGGAAAAATCTTCTTCAGCTTCACCTATAACTAATCCAGACGTTTCGGCTGGTGCAAATTCACATTCCAGATTGTACATACCATCCCTCGATGGAATAAGAACTATTGCTTTCCTAATTGTCTTTGTATTCCATGCAGGACTTAAAAAGCTTGCTCCAGCAGGCTTCGGTGTAACAGTATTTTTCTTTCTTAGTGGCTACTTAATAACAACTCTTCTTAGGCAAGAATACGATCGCTATCAGACTTTTGATTTTAAGCTCTTCTATCTAAGACGAATCCTGCGTATTTGGCCGCCATTTTATCTCGTGCTGGGATTAGGAGCTGGCTTAACTGTCTTAGGATTACTTAAGGGACAAATTGACTTACCGCCCTTCTTGGCTCAGTGTCTGCACTATGGCAACTATTATCGCGTTTTGGTTAGCGAGAATAATGTTACTGTCGGTAGTTGGGTATGTTGGTCTCTGGCTGTCGAAGAGCACTTCTATTTACTTTTTCCACTGCTTTATGTAACTCTACGTCAACTGCATGTGAGTTCACGCAGACAAATGCTAATTTTTTGGGTATTATGTTTAGCTGTCTTACTCTGGCGGTGTGTTCTAACTTATGGTTTTGGAGCATCTTTTGACCGTGCATATTATGGAACAGATACGCGGCTAGATAGTATTTTATTCGGCTGTGCATTGGCAGTAAATGGTAATCCGATGTTGGATACACAGCACTATTCTAATAAAGTCTGGAAGTATTTCTTCCTGCCGACAGGAATAATGTTGATTCTTTTCTCATTTATATATCGCTCACCTGATTTTAAACAAACCTTTGGTTTTACCATACAGGGAATTGGGTTATACCCGATTTTTATTACTGCTATTCGCTTTCCAAATTGGGGATTATTCGCAGTCCTAAATTTAAAGTGGATACGCTTTATTGGTGTACTATCTTACTCACTGTACCTTGTACATGACACTGTGATCTTAGCTGTTGAGATGTATTTACCCCAATTGCATAAAGTTCTTCAAGGAGGAATTTCTCTATTAATTTCTTTTGGATTAGCCTATGTGATTCACCAGTTTATAGAGTTTCCATTGGGACAGCTACGCAAAAAGTTTTCACGGGCATAA
- the recF gene encoding DNA replication/repair protein RecF (All proteins in this family for which functions are known are DNA-binding proteins that assist the filamentation of RecA onto DNA for the initiation of recombination or recombinational repair.), with protein MYLKTLNLRQFRNYQDQKVEFNAAKTILVGNNAQGKSNLLEAVELLATLRSHRMTRDRDLVQEGEAIAQINATLERQTGVSDLTLTLRRNGRRSVALNGESIRRQMDFLGVLNAVQFSSLDLELVRGGPEGRRNWLDTLLIQLEPVYAHILQQYNHVLRQRNAFLKKTQDSAPSNQDSELAVWDAQLATTGTRVIRRRDRAIQRLAPIASAWHASISGSTEVLQIKYVPNIPLEDNQPEEVQQAFLAKIQQRAIAEMHQGTTLVGPHRDEVELTINQTPARQYGSQGQQRTLVLALKLAELQLIEEVVKEPPLLLLDDVLAELDLSRQNQLLDAIQDRFQTLITTTHLGSFDSQWLKSSQILFVKAGEIIPQV; from the coding sequence ATGTACCTCAAAACTCTAAACCTCCGACAATTTCGCAATTACCAAGACCAAAAGGTTGAGTTTAATGCTGCCAAAACAATTTTGGTAGGTAATAACGCTCAGGGAAAGTCGAATTTGTTGGAGGCGGTGGAGTTGCTGGCGACATTGCGATCGCACCGAATGACCCGCGATCGCGATTTAGTTCAAGAAGGGGAAGCTATAGCTCAAATTAATGCTACTCTTGAGCGACAAACAGGCGTGAGTGACCTTACCTTAACCTTGCGCCGCAACGGTCGCCGTAGCGTTGCTCTCAATGGTGAATCTATCCGCCGTCAAATGGATTTTCTCGGCGTTCTGAATGCAGTCCAATTTTCCAGCCTGGATTTAGAACTAGTACGCGGCGGCCCAGAAGGTCGCCGCAACTGGTTAGATACACTCTTAATTCAACTCGAACCAGTTTATGCTCACATTTTGCAGCAGTATAATCATGTGTTACGCCAGCGCAATGCTTTTTTAAAAAAAACTCAAGACTCAGCACCTAGCAATCAGGATTCAGAACTGGCGGTGTGGGATGCACAGTTAGCCACCACAGGGACACGGGTAATTAGACGACGCGATCGCGCTATACAAAGATTAGCTCCCATTGCTAGTGCTTGGCACGCCAGTATCAGCGGCAGTACAGAAGTTCTACAAATCAAGTACGTGCCTAATATTCCTTTAGAGGATAACCAGCCAGAAGAAGTCCAGCAAGCTTTTTTAGCAAAAATTCAGCAGCGAGCGATCGCTGAAATGCACCAAGGCACTACTCTTGTCGGCCCCCATCGAGACGAAGTAGAATTAACTATTAACCAGACACCCGCTCGTCAATACGGTTCTCAAGGTCAACAACGAACGCTGGTTCTAGCCTTAAAATTAGCAGAATTACAATTAATTGAAGAAGTCGTCAAAGAGCCACCCCTGCTATTGCTTGATGATGTTCTTGCCGAACTCGATCTGTCCCGCCAAAATCAATTGCTTGATGCTATTCAAGACCGCTTTCAGACGCTGATTACTACCACTCATTTGGGTTCTTTTGATTCCCAGTGGTTGAAGTCCTCCCAAATTCTTTTTGTGAAAGCAGGAGAAATAATCCCACAGGTCTAA
- a CDS encoding baeRF6 domain-containing protein: protein MKLISREEIKTLIEQPKGNCVSIYMPTHPAGPEMRQDPIRFKNLVKEAETRLIDAGLEQKEAIALLEKSHEIDTQEFWEQMGEQGLAIFISENIFRYYTLPIDFQELVVVTDRFHIKPLLPILNGNGRFYMLALSQKSVRFFEGTRYSVNQVEVENLPKSLDEALQKDDTAKEGQFRIATSKGGTTNSFSQPGAFHGQGSPDRDKHQEDILQFFQIIDGALHEKLREQKAPLVLAGVEYLLPLYKQANTYQHLMDEAITGNPEILSAQELHNETWPIVEADLQKSQQGFLEQFHELFGGDTGKASNSLQEIVSAAYYQRVDSLLVAVGQQQWGLFDPTSETVYLHPEKETGDEDLLDFVAVHTLLNGGTVYAVPPEQIPYSTPVVAIYRY, encoded by the coding sequence ATGAAATTAATCTCTAGAGAGGAAATAAAGACATTAATAGAGCAGCCAAAAGGAAATTGTGTTTCAATTTATATGCCAACGCACCCAGCGGGGCCAGAAATGCGACAAGACCCAATTCGCTTTAAAAATTTGGTCAAGGAAGCGGAGACTCGTTTAATTGATGCGGGTTTGGAACAGAAAGAAGCGATCGCATTGTTGGAAAAATCCCATGAAATTGATACCCAAGAGTTTTGGGAGCAAATGGGAGAGCAAGGGCTAGCGATTTTTATCTCTGAAAATATTTTTCGCTATTATACGCTGCCAATTGATTTTCAAGAATTGGTCGTGGTTACAGACCGATTTCACATCAAGCCACTGCTGCCAATTTTAAATGGCAATGGTCGTTTCTATATGCTGGCTTTGAGCCAAAAATCTGTCAGGTTCTTTGAAGGAACACGCTACAGCGTCAATCAGGTGGAAGTAGAAAATCTCCCTAAAAGTTTAGATGAAGCTCTGCAAAAAGACGATACTGCCAAAGAGGGTCAGTTCCGCATCGCAACATCAAAAGGGGGAACCACCAATTCTTTTTCACAGCCGGGCGCGTTTCACGGGCAAGGAAGCCCTGACAGGGATAAGCACCAAGAAGACATCCTACAATTCTTTCAGATCATTGATGGCGCATTGCACGAAAAACTGCGAGAGCAAAAAGCGCCTTTAGTACTGGCTGGGGTAGAGTATCTCTTGCCCCTGTATAAACAGGCAAATACTTACCAGCATTTGATGGATGAAGCTATCACTGGTAATCCAGAAATTCTCAGCGCCCAAGAGTTACATAATGAAACTTGGCCGATTGTCGAGGCTGATTTGCAGAAGTCCCAGCAAGGGTTTTTGGAACAATTTCACGAATTGTTTGGTGGTGATACTGGTAAGGCATCTAACAGCCTCCAAGAAATTGTCTCAGCAGCTTATTACCAACGAGTAGATTCATTACTAGTTGCAGTTGGTCAGCAACAGTGGGGTTTATTCGATCCAACCTCAGAAACGGTTTATTTGCACCCAGAAAAAGAAACTGGTGATGAGGATTTGTTAGATTTTGTTGCTGTTCATACCTTATTAAACGGTGGCACGGTTTACGCTGTTCCCCCAGAACAGATTCCATATAGCACACCCGTTGTGGCAATTTACCGATATTGA